One window of Candidatus Dormiibacterota bacterium genomic DNA carries:
- a CDS encoding zinc ribbon domain-containing protein, which yields MSAMPVYEFNCTKCSERFEVMGSYAEREKEHACPKCGSTEVKQAISLFSAAPPRSY from the coding sequence ATGAGCGCCATGCCGGTCTATGAGTTCAATTGCACGAAGTGCAGCGAGCGATTCGAGGTGATGGGCAGTTATGCGGAGCGTGAGAAAGAACACGCCTGTCCGAAGTGTGGAAGCACCGAGGTGAAGCAGGCGATCTCGCTATTCTCCGCGGCGCCGCCTCGTTCGTACTAG
- a CDS encoding MFS transporter, with the protein MPLETKSDGRWLALYILCAGFLMIVLDMTIVNVALPSIKNDLGFSQASLAWVVNAYLIAYAGVLLLAGRLGDLLGRKRIFLIGLVAFTAASVLCGLSMSQPMLIAARFLQGIGGAVSSAVILGMVVTMFPEPAERARAIGVFSFVASAGASIGLLAGGMITQAVSWHWIFFVNLPIGVVIAVLAARLLEADRGVGLDQGADILGALLVTAGLMLGVYTIVQSAEYGLVSTHTLGFGGVAVILILAFVVRQAKVRNPLLPLRLFRVPNVSASNIIQAIGGVAMFGFFFMSSLDMQRVLGYGPLTIGLAFLPVSVGMGALSIGVTARLIMRFGARNVLLVGFGLISVALLLAARGPVAGEYLRDWFPVLALLGIGGGLAFPSLAVVAMAGASPSDAGLASGLLNTTGQVGAALGLAVLATVSTNRTSELIAQGQATAAALSNGYHLAWAIGAGLAIASIVLAVTLLKSDMEPSAETPVDDEVQEACG; encoded by the coding sequence ATGCCGCTGGAGACCAAGAGTGATGGGAGATGGCTGGCGCTGTACATCCTGTGCGCCGGCTTCCTGATGATCGTCCTCGATATGACCATCGTCAACGTGGCGCTGCCGTCAATCAAGAACGACCTCGGCTTCTCGCAGGCCAGCCTTGCCTGGGTCGTCAATGCCTACCTGATCGCCTATGCCGGTGTCTTGCTGCTGGCCGGCCGGCTCGGCGATCTGCTTGGTCGCAAGCGAATCTTCCTGATCGGCCTTGTCGCGTTCACAGCCGCCTCGGTGCTCTGCGGGCTCTCGATGAGCCAGCCGATGCTGATTGCGGCGCGCTTCCTGCAGGGGATCGGTGGGGCCGTCAGCTCTGCCGTGATCCTGGGGATGGTCGTCACGATGTTCCCCGAGCCCGCGGAACGGGCTCGGGCGATCGGGGTCTTTAGTTTCGTCGCTTCCGCTGGGGCCTCGATCGGTCTGCTGGCTGGCGGCATGATCACCCAGGCCGTGAGCTGGCACTGGATCTTCTTTGTCAATCTGCCGATCGGCGTCGTGATCGCCGTGCTGGCCGCCCGGCTGCTCGAGGCCGACCGTGGGGTGGGGCTGGACCAGGGCGCCGACATCCTCGGCGCACTCCTCGTCACCGCAGGCTTGATGCTTGGCGTCTACACCATCGTGCAGTCGGCCGAGTATGGCCTGGTCTCAACGCATACCCTCGGGTTTGGTGGCGTCGCGGTGATCCTCATCCTCGCCTTCGTCGTTCGGCAGGCGAAGGTTCGCAATCCGCTCCTGCCGCTTCGACTGTTCCGGGTGCCGAACGTCTCAGCCTCCAACATCATCCAGGCCATCGGTGGCGTGGCGATGTTCGGGTTCTTCTTCATGAGCTCGCTCGACATGCAGCGCGTGCTCGGTTACGGCCCGCTGACGATTGGGCTTGCGTTCCTGCCGGTCTCCGTCGGGATGGGTGCGCTGTCGATCGGCGTCACCGCCAGGCTGATCATGCGGTTCGGCGCCCGCAACGTGTTGCTGGTTGGCTTCGGATTGATCAGCGTGGCTCTGCTGCTTGCCGCGCGCGGACCCGTCGCTGGCGAGTACCTGCGAGATTGGTTCCCGGTCTTGGCACTGCTCGGCATCGGCGGTGGCCTGGCGTTCCCGTCGCTGGCCGTGGTGGCGATGGCCGGGGCCTCGCCAAGCGATGCAGGACTCGCCTCGGGCCTGTTAAACACGACCGGTCAGGTGGGCGCTGCGCTCGGCCTCGCGGTGCTCGCCACGGTCTCGACGAATCGGACGAGCGAGTTAATCGCGCAGGGGCAGGCGACTGCCGCGGCGCTCAGCAACGGCTACCACCTGGCCTGGGCAATCGGTGCGGGGCTCGCCATCGCATCGATTGTGCTGGCAGTTACCCTGTTGAAGTCCGACATGGAACCATCTGCCGAGACCCCCGTGGACGACGAAGTACAGGAGGCGTGCGGCTGA
- a CDS encoding tetratricopeptide repeat protein yields MTPAEARDAFTRLLQTPDTELDLAEAALLIAAEEYADLRPAVYLNQIARMASELKQRIRAEVEPRRVVEVANAYLFEEMHFKGNRQEYYDPRNSFLNEVLERRVGIPITLAVLYVAVGERAGLPVRGVGMPGHFLVKYAPASSGEIFIDAFNGRTLTREECAKMLNEMYGGEVEMRPALLEPSTKRQILSRILNNLKSLYLSRGDLPRALSASDRIMLADPHLTSEWRDRGMIHFQMHHDKEALTDFTRYLAVRPEPEDAPRVKQLRGQLISRVN; encoded by the coding sequence ATGACGCCGGCTGAAGCACGCGACGCGTTCACGCGCCTGCTGCAGACGCCGGACACCGAACTTGACCTCGCTGAAGCGGCCCTCTTGATCGCCGCCGAGGAGTACGCGGATCTGCGTCCGGCGGTGTACCTCAATCAAATCGCCCGCATGGCGAGCGAGCTGAAGCAGCGGATCCGGGCTGAGGTCGAACCGCGCCGGGTGGTCGAGGTCGCAAACGCCTATCTGTTCGAGGAGATGCACTTCAAGGGAAATCGCCAGGAGTACTACGACCCGCGCAACAGCTTTCTCAACGAAGTGCTGGAGCGCCGGGTCGGGATCCCGATCACGCTGGCGGTGCTCTATGTCGCGGTAGGGGAGAGGGCCGGCTTGCCGGTACGAGGGGTTGGCATGCCAGGCCACTTCCTGGTGAAGTACGCCCCGGCCAGTAGTGGCGAGATCTTCATCGACGCCTTCAACGGACGCACGCTAACCCGCGAGGAATGCGCGAAGATGCTGAACGAGATGTACGGCGGTGAAGTCGAGATGCGGCCGGCCTTGCTCGAGCCTTCGACGAAGCGGCAGATCCTGTCACGGATCCTCAACAACCTGAAGAGCCTGTACCTGTCGCGTGGGGACCTGCCGCGGGCGCTCAGCGCCAGCGACCGGATCATGCTGGCCGATCCGCATCTCACCTCGGAATGGCGGGATCGCGGCATGATCCATTTCCAGATGCATCACGACAAAGAGGCCCTGACGGATTTCACCCGCTACCTCGCGGTGCGGCCGGAGCCGGAGGATGCGCCGCGAGTCAAACAGCTGAGAGGTCAGCTGATCAGCCGGGTCAATTAG
- a CDS encoding TIGR02206 family membrane protein, with product MGILSVEHLIPLALLVAAAVVLCVAARRTPGPWIKAVGAIIALVLVIAELSWQPYVLANHTWSVGASLPVQLCDVGGFLAAAALLWRQLLLVEVAYFWGLGGTLQAVLTPDLGDQHFPSFPYLQFYVTHDLVILAALFLVIGLALYPRPGAVRRIFLLTLAFAVVVGLLDLVTGGNYMYLRQVPASGSLLNLMGPWPWYIAAGAALTLVVLAILNAPFRLSRLGGHDAG from the coding sequence GTGGGCATCCTCTCGGTCGAGCACCTGATTCCACTCGCGCTCCTGGTCGCGGCGGCGGTGGTGCTGTGCGTCGCGGCCAGGCGCACTCCGGGGCCATGGATCAAGGCGGTTGGCGCGATCATCGCGCTCGTTCTGGTCATCGCCGAACTGAGCTGGCAGCCCTACGTCCTGGCGAATCACACGTGGTCCGTGGGTGCCAGCCTCCCGGTCCAGCTGTGCGACGTCGGTGGGTTCCTCGCTGCCGCGGCGCTCCTGTGGCGGCAGCTCTTGTTGGTTGAAGTCGCCTACTTCTGGGGATTGGGCGGCACGCTCCAGGCGGTGCTGACTCCAGACCTCGGGGACCAGCATTTTCCGAGCTTTCCCTACCTCCAGTTCTACGTGACCCACGACCTGGTCATCCTGGCTGCCCTCTTCCTGGTCATCGGGCTCGCCCTGTACCCGCGGCCCGGTGCGGTCCGACGGATTTTCCTGTTGACGCTCGCCTTCGCGGTCGTGGTGGGACTGCTCGATCTTGTGACGGGCGGCAACTACATGTACCTGCGGCAGGTGCCGGCGAGCGGCAGCCTCCTCAACTTGATGGGACCGTGGCCCTGGTACATCGCGGCCGGCGCGGCGCTGACGCTGGTCGTGCTGGCCATTCTGAACGCGCCGTTCCGTCTGTCTAGACTAGGTGGGCATGACGCCGGCTGA
- a CDS encoding response regulator, whose translation MARILIVDDEPDIRFMMRLILEGAGYQVTEARHGAAGLKSVKARRPALVITDVMMPTMGGLELIERLRSDPKTASLPILVVSGNSGLATAANARLGKPFTRRELLHAAAILIREDGG comes from the coding sequence ATGGCAAGGATTCTGATCGTCGATGACGAACCGGATATCCGTTTCATGATGCGGCTGATCTTGGAGGGCGCCGGCTACCAGGTCACCGAGGCGCGCCATGGCGCGGCTGGCTTGAAGTCCGTCAAGGCCAGGCGGCCGGCACTGGTGATCACGGACGTCATGATGCCGACGATGGGCGGACTCGAGCTCATCGAGCGCCTGCGGTCCGATCCGAAGACCGCGTCGCTCCCGATCCTGGTCGTCAGCGGCAATTCCGGCCTGGCCACCGCGGCCAATGCCCGTTTAGGCAAACCCTTCACGCGGCGGGAGCTCTTGCACGCCGCCGCCATCCTTATCCGGGAAGATGGAGGCTGA